TTCATCATTCTCCTTCTCTCGCTTTGCTTACCGTatgactttatttttcattagataataataataaacattgtgcatgttttttaaaattttagaatactATGGattgtgttttttatattatatatatatatatatatatatatatatatatatatatatatatatatatatatatatatatatatatgacatttgaaataaacaattaaatataatctttgtacaaatttttatgtgtatatgatcagtataattatttatttgtgtgaAATTTTATGTACGTGTGATTAGTGTAATTAGTTATTaggtaatattaatttaaattttacacaaAGAGTATTCAATAATAACGATATCtatattataacttaatttaaataagttttattgtagattttttttgagataatattattattatttttaaatgatattatttgacaaaataatattaaaacatatttttaaaatcaattttattaaataattaagtaatgaaaaatcataaaaaaataatttaaaatattattttatgaaataaaagtaaaataaattaaatagttaagtaattaaaaattattgataatataaacatttgtaaaaaaaaagtaattttcttcctcttttatattttaacatagaaagtatatttgaatattttaaattattttcccTTGACAGTTAGCTTTTGATAAGTTAGGTTTAGGGATTATAGTGCCATCCACCTAGGACTTCCAATTCCGACAGGGACTCAGACCTAATATTATCATCTCTCTTACACGGATGTTGCAGAATTCAATTTGACctttttttttggtatatatATCAATCcaattagattaaattattacaaattgcgagttatattttaaatgtttagaaCTAATTTTAATCTGTTAGACTATATGTTTAAGGTGATATTAAATATCgagttataataaaataaattattgatgtAGACAAAAGTCAaaatttcactttgaaactAATACCATACATATAATTAgacatcaaatatataaattaatcagATTATGATTGTTTCAGCTTGATTAgtaatgttaaaaaaagttgtgttaTCTATCTGTAaggattaatttataatatactcAATCAACCATATGACCAGTGAAtactgttttttaatttattaaaaatggttTCCTTCCTCTTAAAGTTTGTGTGAAGTACTCTGTGCTGTGTTGTgtgtaaatttgattaataatttgtaaaatcaATCACAGTAACcaattatgatttattaaaaaaacatttaatattggTATTATCACtactgttttaaaaataatttgtacgttcaatctttatttatataatatactattatttattttagaatgaaGAGGTTTTGTGGTAATAAGTATAgagtttataataaatatgttaaagaacGAGATTAAATAAGACTTAATAAGTCTAATAGTTTTTGAACAGTCAAAAGTACCTTTATTGGaacaaatattttcacattaagaacaattgataaatatagACAATATGATTATAtcactatattattattattcttatttacaGTAAGgtatatctttattattattattacttatttgagatatatttttattttgttatattatttaatatcatattattagttttataatatatggTATTTTTCGAAGAATACtttattgtttcatttaataactttttgacaactttttgacaacgtatatGTGACAGTCtatgattgatccgttttaaatattttttttaaacataaatttaaacaaaccaataaaataatgatacgtgttctattgtaaaaaaattattaaaaaagagttgtcaaaatatcaatcTCCATGTAAAAAATATGACTTTATAAGCAGCCGTGCTTAACACTGATGTACCACTCACAAAGGTTGGGTAGGTGGACacacattattattatataccgTTCACAGTGGACTCACTTCTTTTCAATGGaccttaaataataataataataatacttagtGGATAGCTTTATGGAAAAGCAGCATTAATTAACGAATAATAATGGTTTTGTGCTTgcttattatattttcaacttttgttgCCATTTCCTAATTTCATCCACACACTAATAATAAACTACCAACAGACCACAGGATTTAAAGTGCCACTCCCATTCTCATCAAACTATGTGCCTTCCATTTTAATCATTATGGcctaataaaacattttaaatctcttcatttactatttatgttaaaaagtgGTCAAAATATCAGTTTATTTATCAAGTAAAACATATTccaataatatcaattaattaattgaaataatttatatgcAAAATTGTCATATTACTAATAATACGTAACgagtaatattaaaaacattataattatagtgtaaaataaaaagagtgaCATATTGATTCCGTACTAAACGGAAAATGTACCTCCACCAACTCAGCTTCTAAAGTCACATCAAACATCTATCTCTAAAAATCATGTCACACCCCACTAACCACTAAGTGCACCCTTTGTCAACGATCCAATCAAACCCTTCACACCATCTTTCTTATAAAAACTCATGCTTTCTTAGACTTCGTTCATTCATCCATTCAGGTGAAATGCTAGCAGAGAACAAAAATGGAGATCGAGGACGCATCAAGTGGAGCATCCATTGCCTTCCCTCTTGGCTTAGCTCTTCTCATTGCCGTATTGTTCTTCTTTTGCAGCTTCTTCTGCTGCTGCTTGCATTGGGAAAAGCTCAGacctttctttccattttcttctgGGAATATAACCTCTCTCCCTCATCACACTCAGCCACTCACACCCATAACTCCCCCTCCTCACAAACCAGGCTTTCCCGTCTTGGTAATCAttgttttctagttttaatttatcatcTATTGCTTTTACATAAACAGATTGTTAGAAAGAGTCTTTTAACCTACTCAATTCTACAAAATTGGTTTCGGTTTGTAAGATGAATATCcgttataaattggccttatttctacaatgttaatataaaatattttttttgttttttttttagaaaattgttggaagtctcacctCGACTATAAATAAGATagtttaaatgtatataaatggatacaaacctcaccttacaaggtAATTTTGTGGAATTAAGTTAGGCTCAAATTCCATTTCTAACATGGAATCAGAGTCATGATTGGAACCTATCTCATGCCGCTCGAGATATATATACTTAAGCCATTTAATAAGTGAATACAAACCTCTCTCTACAACCCAACCCAATCTTGTGAAGTTGATTTAGGTTTACACTTGTCACATATAAATAACCAATGGGATTTGTTTGATGGGTTTTCAGATGATGAAACAGAACAGTGGTGAGAGCTTCCCGGTGCTGATGCCAGGAGACGAGGTTCCAAAGTTCATAGCTTTAGCATGCCCATGTCAGCCTCCAACAAATGATGAAAGGATCACAATCCATGTGCACAAGGCAGAGCCAAATGATCTTTGCTGAGCAAAGTAGAAAACTGTATAGCGTTGCTTAAATTTGCAATCAGCAAACTCATCTCGGGTTCCTGCAAGAAATTTCGGCTCTACACACTCAAACATCTGTGGATAACTTTGTGCTGAGTTGAGAGAAATGATTAACAAAAGCTCGCGGAGTTGATGTAATGATTGGAAAATTAAAGCtgtgcatcatcatcatcatcatctctaGCTGTATATAACTTTCCTTTTGGATGGCACTGGTAGGCACTGCAGCATAGCATAGAATTTTCTCTTCTGCAAAATTTGCAGGTTGGTAGGAAGATGGTTTAAATGACAGGGTACAGGTTGGTGACGAGATCTTGAATACGACAGGGCCCTTCTGTAAGATTGCAGAGATACGGATTGTTAGCTAAGGAAATTAATTTTGCTGAAACAATTCAAACATTTCCACGGtacaaatgttttaaaaatgaatatatatgttGTGTGTTTCaacattataacattttttcttcTCGAGTTTTgcattaaataatgtaaaatctGAAAACGAGAGTAAATATtagattttgtaattatttgaaaaatagtgaaaatgagatattttaaaatttttgaattttaactattattataaagaaaaatgtaaatatcAATCGGattatgtaatatatttatgatataatgACACATAAGACAAGTGTTAACTTAATGAATTATGCAATTTTGTAATTAAGTTTCTTTCACTCTATAACCAAAACTTAACTTcacttatttttaacattttttttctccttttctttttctttccttttaagtgttttgtaagaagaaattatattttataacacaaatttctacttttattttatattattattatcattttaataataaaaatttagtttttaatgattattttatttttatattatgtgtcaaatgataGAAACGAAGGTGGAACTCTTTCATCTTACTATTACTCCTCTTTAAATGGattcattaattttaagaaGATATGTTTTTTTCTACCGatagataaatttaataattcaaacttTGCTacttgtgtttttttctttttcttattaattcaaTTTGTGTATTTGTGTGTATGTTAAAAcgaggacaaaaaaaaaagccaGAGATGGTTTATATGAATAACAACGATGAGTTGTATTATGGACATCGACATCAATTTAATTAAGTGACGGACTTTTGATAGGAATGAGGAAAATTGATCTAACAAGGTACAGTCGTTATGACTTTCCTTCAAAGTCACATATGCGCATGCTTTTTGGATAtgtttgttaaataaaaaataaataaataatgttaatatgGACTCAGTCATGACAATAGACCAAagttaaaatctaattaatacGTTAAAATGAGACTTAaggttaatattaattatcattaagagataaattaattaatcaaattcttATAAACTTGGTAATAGAGGTTTAATTTTAAGgtaaaataactttttccattattgaattattttaagatCTTCATAGAAAAATTCTGACTTGAATGTCAAAGTATTTTCTACAAGTCATTCTTTTAAACggataacaagaaaaaaaaaacacaaatattcGACTAGACAAGAATACTATACAGAAATCATCTCCATTTCAATcgagaaaaacaaatattttcttttaattgtgaaTTCTAAAGAACACACATGATTGAAGTTACTTCCTACTCATGGTGGTAATATGTTTTCATCTAAAAAAACCCACCTACTTTACAATCTATATTAATAGGATAAATAATCATTTCAATATAATGAGTATTAACTAgtacaatgataaaaaaaattataatttttttatttcattaattttatctaaaatgtattaaattaagGTAAACATATgcctatttaatatttaataatcgTCATGTttatattagaagaaaaattaacactagtatacaattaatttttaaaatcattgttttaaaatttcatgttATAATTTCAATAGctttttatttcattactactaatttattttagtttctataaaTTTAGATTACCagaacttaaaaattaaaaaaataaatgtattagactagagaaattaaaacagtatgtggaaaaattaaaattcgtaACTTTTAAATATAGACACAAAACATTGTAAAGTTTGTATAACTTGTTAAGATTAAATGATTAgttgcctttttttttaaactcgttctaatttacataataaattatggctTAAAAATTCGTATTATGATCATTGTcttcaaaaaatagtgttttcgaaatttctctttttgttttttttgtttttggggcCGTTGcctaactatttttatttaattaaagtattGCGATTATTGGGCACGTGGTCTTCGAGAGGACGACATTAGCCCAATATGAAAGCCCAAGATTCAGAAGGTAGTATGAATTTGTCAAAGGAAGTGAATTAGAAGTACgcagtttttttttctccactTCAGTGACTTTCTTCCTGCACTTTCATGTAAGAATATTTTCCTATTTGTCCTTATCCGGAGtatataatcttaaaaaaaacaaaactcttgtatggtttgaaaataaaaaataatctttaaataatataattcagaagtcaacttttttttaaatcatttttaatcttgTTGGTTGGAAATGAATCTCTTACTGCTCAAAGAGGAGAAATCCACTTGTAagaaaatttgagacaattatatatatatatatatatataactaaaattgaaaatgaagaattgaaatttttttaagaattgtagattattttagaagaaaaaaaaattaaatagaataaaatatgagtgagtaatgaaaaaaaaaaatctaggaGTGGACAACAAAGTATAATGTATTGTACTGAcctataaaagtttattattaattataaactagttcaaaaaaaattatactgaattaaaatatagttcagagtaattgaactgaactatttttagTTCACTTATATTGGAGTATAGTtcagttaattaaaaattaaattcgtTAACTTAGAAGGTTAAGAGTTATAGTTAATattgatttatgattttgatttaacatctctaatttaaaattaaatgttgttttattcGGTTTCTTTTATAGAATAAGATTATTAACTGtgtatttattagaaaatataagttatatttataagatctatataaattatgaatatatgtTATTACTGGAAAAATACGTAtctcaaaaatattataaaagtttgactaataataatataatgatgtcttattacaaaaaataactataataccAAATTTccattataatatgttaatattattccaacatataaatttaaattacttcaaaataaagaaaattaatgaattttggtATGTCGTATTCTTTAGTATGTTTAATTGTTCGGAACAAATATGGTTAATGATttctaaattatgttattaatgtttttttttatttctaaattgcactatttaaaaaggataaaataaaaaaagttattttttatatggagGTGTATGAAGAAACTTATGAAGGTGGGGAAGAAACTGGCATAGAAGTATAGTATGATTGAGAATGGCGTGAGTGGTATGATTGAGAATGTTTAGATCCAACGGTGTTGAAGAAATATCATAATTAGCATGCAGCAGCTTCCAACATTGAACATGATGCATGGTTTTATTTAACAGCAGAGCGTGGAAATGTAGCACttcttaatcattattttatataagataattatacttagataacacttttttataacatttaaatattatctacatatgatttttgttattggtttaaaattattttataatttataataataatcataaatatttatgcgAGTCAATTGCATCATTacattatgtttaaatattataaaataaaatattatttaagtattattattcttttatttttttgttaggtTGGTTGGATATTGGAGAATGAAGTGTTGGAGCATTGTGGTTGGCGAGTGGAAAAGAGTGACAGAAATGAGAGCGTGATAGAGAGACAGTGAAGAGAAGAGGTTATATGTCGCACTCTGAACCCGACAATCCAAAATTAAAAGCCGCTTTCTTGTCTCCCAAAACATCATTTCACTTTATactctttttcctctctctctccAAACACactctttctatttttaatccTTCATCCCTCTTTCAACTCAATtcacttttcttcctcttcaatTTATGcgtaatttatatattttatgcttTCATacactttgatattttttcctCTCACAtcatactttttataattttaattaatttttttcaatttttttcaatttttaaagctgtattttgtttttattacaataagtggtgattttttttagaaaaaaaaataatataataaaaggacaatgataatttgacaacttttttttaaaatttttttgacaacagaacacattttcttgtttttatttgaatttatttttaaaaatatatttgaaacagaccaataaTAGATTGTCACGTATGCAttgtgaaaaatttaaaaaaaaaatggttaaaaagactttttccataataaaaacACTCTCGTTACTGTGGGACATGATGCCGATACCATTTGAAGGTTATTCACCAACTTAGAATGCTGACACCAGACATAGAATAATGCAAAATCACACTCAGGGAGGGTTAGTTCCCATACATCCTTAACCACTTGTTCCATCTAGATTGGTATTTAAatgacaaattataatttagttagaCAAATTACAAATTAGTTGCTTTTTAGTATATTAATCGGTAAAGATAACATGggagttaaaataattttacctatacttttgaaaattgtataaacttaaaaaaatgcaattaagtAAAACATTgatctattttaattaaattttagttgtgaGTGTTGGATAAACTCATCCTAAATTAttgttgatttaattattttgtttcgagtaagaaatttttttttactcaaaacACTTTAAAGAGTTCCAAAGATGGGATAAGTTTTCTAATAATCTTCTAACATTCGAGTTATCTTGTTTgttatctttcatttttgtcTTAATTATATGAGTgataatctattaaaaataattcagtaTTTGATGAGtaatcaaaaattaattatctgAATTTCTTtgttaaacatatatattataaatcttaTGTTGAGATTATTAATTAAGGACTATTCAAACAATcggttaattattttttcactgAATAGATAACCATTCAGCTATATCTAAATGACGTGCCTAACCAATCCATCTTAGATTTCTAAATGAATTAAAAGTAAGTTCAATTATCTCACTCTATATCTAAGTAACTCattcttttcttatcattttattttgttaaatcactcctatcttattttattaaaaaaattattattatttatttaggaATAACAAGGTTGCATTTGTCATACAACAGTGAAATACCAAGGTATAAGTTAGTTCAAGATGAATCaaggtaatattttttatattttactggaaattataaaactttaaagaCAAGACTGATAAATAATtgagaatatatttaaaaaagtattatacagtatattataagtatttatCTACCCTTCAATATTGAttgaaatttatcaaaattaaaaataaatcttgagttaatctttttaaataaatataaaaaaaaattatctttctaaaaaatatttatactccAAAAAAGTAAATTACTTAGATAATAAAAGGCTACTAAAATGCAGTGAAGTATATAGGTTGATAAATTTTGGTGTTGTATTTATGTTTCCTATTTTGGATGAAATTGTGTTGTTGGATTGAAATTTAATATGGTGGCCTAGTGATTCTTTTTCAGGTTTGCCGTATTCCTAGAGCACTAATGAAAgaatgtataattaaaatacttgaTTGTAGTTTTCCTTATTTGCCCTTTTGTGTAACCTAAGAGCCTTACAAGTATGACCCACAACATGCATGAGTGGGATCCATGCTTCTGCCTTTGTGTGGGCATATATGGTAATTGCATTAACTTAGCATTTTCTGTATATTACTACTAAGAGCTGGATCAATGACCCACTTTGAGTTTCTTCCTATACaagtatttcaaatatatatatatatatttcaacattattatattttcactgattttgataaataattttaaaaatttaaaataatatatttaaaatatataagttttaaattgtatttgatataaaattcattttaaataatttttttagttttatctcttttatttattgaatatttgtatatttaagaatattcttttaatcacattttgaatagttaatattaaatatttatctataattCTTTGAAACCTTTTAAGAAATGATTCCTTTCTTAGAATAACTAAATCGTTAATACGAGatttaaaaatagtagaaaaaaagttgaatctgtcttattttttttttcacaactaATTTTCCTTTAATCACTTATAAAAAtaacctattttttattcttcttcaatatgattattttttaagtttaaaattaaaaaataattttatcataatctaattaaaaattcgtaattagtaaaagaaaacatgtaATAATCAAACCACgattataatgaaaaaacacataatatatctataaaagataaatatacaaaaactcatggaataaaaaaaataatatgaactattacattaatattttaagagagacttatattttttttcaaatatggaagaaaacatgtaaaaattagaaaaaaaaaattacatctaaattcctttttttcttcaaaaacaaaataaaaaaaattgaaaataaaaaacaagtagtaatttatgaaaatctaaaaaaaaaattttttttattatatctgttttaatattttattatttactaatgttaagttttataaaagaaataaaaaagatatctaatttaattttcgttctatattacaaataatatgatttttttaaaaggtttataatatataaatttagaaaattaaaaaataaaaaaatagaaagacaTAAAACCCCGTTA
This DNA window, taken from Vigna radiata var. radiata cultivar VC1973A chromosome 5, Vradiata_ver6, whole genome shotgun sequence, encodes the following:
- the LOC106761514 gene encoding uncharacterized protein At5g65660 gives rise to the protein MEIEDASSGASIAFPLGLALLIAVLFFFCSFFCCCLHWEKLRPFFPFSSGNITSLPHHTQPLTPITPPPHKPGFPVLMMKQNSGESFPVLMPGDEVPKFIALACPCQPPTNDERITIHVHKAEPNDLC